In the genome of Dyadobacter fermentans DSM 18053, the window CGCCCCCACCGCTTCCGGCTTTCGGGCCAACGTCCACCACGTAATCCGCTACACGGATCACATCGGGATCATGCTCCACAACCAGGATAGTGTTACCCTTATCGCGAAGTTTTTGCAATAACTCATTGAGCCTGTGCACATCGCGTGGGTGCAGACCAATGCTCGGTTCGTCGAAAATATAAGTTATGTCGATCAGGCTGCTGTTCAAATGCTTCACCATTTTGATCCGCTGCGACTCGCCGCCGGATAATGTGCCCGTTTCGCGGTCGAGGCTCAGGTAACCGAGGCCAATGTCGACCAAATGTTGCAGCCGCTCCGTGAGCGTGTCGATCATCGGTTTAGAGACCGGATCATGGATTTCACTGATGATTTTAACGAGTTCCGACACTTCCATAGCGGACATTTCGGCGATATTCAGCCCATTAATGCGGCATGCCATTGCCCGCTCGTTCAGGCGCGCGCCTTTGCACGCAGGGCAATCGCCCATTTTCAGGAAACGCTCCACCTTTTTAACGGTCTTTTCCGAAATCTCGCTGCTATCTTTTTGAATATAAAGCCGGTTGAACTTATCGACGAGCCCCTCGTACTTCGTTTCAAACACCGACCCATTGTAATTGGATTCATACGTGCCCTTCCCGTAAAGCAGCATGTGCATTTCGTCGTCGGAATAATCTTCAAGCTTTTTATCATTATCCAGCATGCCCGAAAACGTGTAGGCTTTCCAATACCACGTGCCCACGGCGAACACCGGAAAAAGGATCGCCCCTTCGTTGAGCGACTTGGTCGGATCGAGGAACTTTTCGAGGTCCAGCTCGACCTTCTTGCCCAGGCCGTTGCATTCGAGACACATGCCGGCAGGGTCATTGAAAGAAAATGCGTTGGAAAAGCCCGCATGAGGTTTTCCAAGGCGCGAAAAGAGCAGTCTGAGCACCGCTGAAATGTCGGTAATTGTGCCCATAGTCGATCTGGAATTGCCGCCAAGGCGCTTCTGATCAATGACAATGGAAGTAGAAAGGTTTTCGATCGCGTCGGCCTCAGGCTGGCTGATGCGCGGCAGTCGGTTGCGGATAAACATGCTGAAAGTCTCATTCAGCTGGCGCTGCGCCTCTGCGCCGATGGTATCAAAAACGATAGATGATTTGCCTGACCCCGAAACGCCCGTGAAGATCGTAATTTTGCGTTTCGGAATGTCTAATGAAACATTTTTAAGATTATTCTCCCTGGCCCCGCGAATGCGGATGTACTCCTGTTGATTCATGATGGTTGGTTTGAGGTTGGCTAATAGGTAATGAGTGAATGAGCCTCCGTGGAACGGGGAATGATTGAATGATTGAATGATTGAATGATTGAATGATTGAATACAATTTTATTCATTCATTCGGTCATTCGGTCATTCAATCATTCAATCATTAAAACACTCACTCATTCACACATTCACTCATTCACTCATTCCCCGTTCCACTTGCGGCTGAAAAAATCCATTGTACCGCGTAGCGATCGGTGAGTGTGGCCCATTGGCCTTTGAGAATGGAGGGCGAGAGCGGTGCGGTGATTTCGCCCTCTCGCGCCAGCTTTTGAAATACCGATTTCAACTGCCGGGGAGCGGCAATGCTGATCCACAGCGAAATGCTGTTCCCCGAAGCTACCCCTTCCTCGTCACCCAGATCGGACGCAAACAGCCTCACATGCTCCGATTCCAACCTCGCGTGCAGCACCAGCTGCCGGATTTCCAGCGGGAACAGCTTTCCGTCGGGCGTGTCGCCCAGGTACGTGAAATGCAGCTCGCCCCCGAAACACGACTGGTAAAAGCGCATCGCCTCTCTGCAATTGCCGTTGAATGTAAGGAAGGGGTAAATCGCCATTTTGTAATTTATTGATTGTAAGCGCGGTCGAGCTCCGCAATGTCGAGCTTTCGCATGCCCATTACCGCCTGGAACATCTGTCCTGCCCGTTTCGGATCGCCGTTGGCTAAGCGCTCGCCGAGCACCTCCGGCACGATCTGCCACGACAATCCGAACTTGTCCTTCAACCAGCCGCATTGGCTTTCCTCGCCGCCATCGGCGGTAAGGGTGTTCCAGTAATGGTCAATTTCCTCCTGGTCTTTGCAGGAAACAAACAGGGAAACCGACTCATTGAACTTGAATTCCGGGCCGGCGTCGAACATATGGAGCGTGAGGCCCTTGATTTCGATGGTACCCATCATCACCTGGTCGGCCGGGAAGGGACCGCCTTCACCCCATCTTTTCAATGCTTTGATCTTCGAGTCCGGAAATAGCCGGGTGTAAAGGTTCATGGCTTCCTCGGCCTGGCCGTCGAACCACAGAAACGGCGTAATGCCTTGCGTTGTTGATAATTCGCCCATTGTTTTGATTGTTGAAGGTGATTGGTTTGGATAAAATGATTTTTAGTTTGCTGATGTTTGACATTACAAATTTGGGGGGTTGTTTAAAAATAAAGGGGGTGTAAAAGCGCCGATCGCAAGGGGCAAAAATGCCAACTGAATATTTTTCTATATTTACAGGTCTAAATCCATGATCGTTATGAAACATATCTCGGTATATGTCCCCCAATGCTCGTACATCGAAGCGGTTTCGCCCGCTTACCGGCTGTTCAACACGGCCAACGACTTTCTGAAAGCATCGGGAAAAGAACCGCATTTCCATGTCGAATTCGTAGGCCTTAACCACGATATCCGGGCGCAGGACGGAGAATACACGATCCGGATCAACAAGCTGCTGAGCGAAGTGACCCGCACCGACCTGGTCGTGATCCCTGCATTATGCGGTAACCTGCGCGACTCCGTGGAGCTCGACCGGCCCGCCATTCCGTGGATGCTCGACATGCGCGAAAAAGGTTCGGAGATTGCGTCGCTCTGCCTCGGGGCGTTCCTGCTCGGTGCTACCGGGCTGCTCGATGGCAAGAAATGCTCTACCCACTGGGCTTATTATGAGGAGTTTAAAGAAATTTATCCGCAGATCGAAGTAGTGGATGGCACCATCATCACGGATGAAGGTAAAGTATATTCCAGCGGCGGCGCCAACTCGATCTGGAACCTGCTGATCTACATCCTCGAAAAATACACCAGCCGCGATATCGCCATCCTTGCCGCCAAGTATTTCGCAATTGACATCGACCGCGACAACCAGCGCGCATTCACGATCTTCAAAGGCCAGAAGAACCACAACGACGACGGTATCCTGGCGGCGCAGAATTTTATCGAGAACAATTACACCGAAAAGCTGACGATCACCGAGCTGGCCGATATTGCCAGCGTAAGCCGCCGCAGCTTCGAGCGGCGTTTCAAGAACGCCACCAATAACACCATTAATGAATACGTGCGTCGCGTGCGCGTCGAGGCGGCCAAACGCAGTTTTGAAGTGTCACGCAAAAATGTAACCGAAGTCATGTACGACGTGGGCTACACCGATACGAAGGCATTTCGGGACGTGTTCAAAAAAGTGACCGGCCTGACGCCCGTCGAGTACCGTAATAAATACAGCAAAGACAATTGAAAGCGGCCACCGAGCCGCTTTTTTTATCGAATGGCATTGTGCTAATCAATTGTTTTTCAAGGGTAACTGAGATTTACCGGTAGCTCATTTTATTTGCGCTCTCCCTGCCGATTGCGCAATTTCGCACCGCATTTTTTAAATCGAACAAATTTATAATCATGTCAAAATCCATTTTGATCGTCGTGCTCGCATGCATGATCAGCTCCGCGCACGCGCATTCCAATTTGAAACCAGCTATGAACAGCAAAATCGCCTACACCGAAACTGTCGATTGCGGCAGTGTTTCCCTCATCGACATTTTCAGACGCGCCCGCTTGTGGGTCAGCAAGTCGGCGCCGGACAGTAAAACGCTGGTTGACGACAAGGAAACGGGCGATCTGGTTACGCAAGGGCAAATTACCATTACCATTCCAAGGTCGGAAAGTAGTGCGGGCGGTGTTTACAAATTTGCTTATGTACTTTCCGTCGAATGCGCCAACCGCAAATACCGTGCGTCGCTGGCGAATGTCGAGTACCAGGAATCCGCCGGCCGGGGAGTGCCGCTCGAAATTTTCAGCCAAAAAACGGAGAACAAAGTCGCTGCCGCCGAGCTCGATGGCAAACTCAAAGCGCTACTCGCCGATTTGCAGACGAACGTAAAGGATTACAAGCCGTTCTGACCGTGAATACCAGCAGATATACCCATGGCTTTAATGCCGGAAATGATGGAAACAAGTAAAGGAGTTCCCGGCTTTGCGCTGTTCACGCTTCTGTTTTTCACAGTAGGCGCGGTTTTCGCGGTGATATCGTATACCATTTACCGTAACAATCAGAACCTGATCGAACACGGCATTGAAACTACCGGCGTCGTGATCGACCTGCATCGGCTGAAACCGCGGGAATATCCGCTGGCGCCGTCCATCCGGTTTGTCAAAAAAGGCGGCTCCGAGCACGTTTTTCACAGCTCGGAAGCCCGCAACCCGCCCGCATACCAGATCGGCGAACAGGTGACACTTTACTATGATCCCGCCGACCCGGACAATGTCCATTTGGAAGGAAACTATCTCTTCGTATATGTGTTTGCCGGCATGGCAGCAATGTTCTGGTTGTTTTCGATCTGGAATATCGGCTCGGCGGTGAGGGAGATATTCCAATGGATTGCCGGCTGATGCGCTATGCCAGCAACGGCTTCACCACCTTGCCATGCACGTCGGTAAGCCGGTACCGGCGGCCCTGATGCTTGAACACCAGCTGCTCATGATCGACGCCCATTAAATGCATAACCGTAGCCTGAAAATCATGCACATGCACCGGGTCCTTGATCACATTGTAGCCAAAATCGTCCGTTTGTCCGTACACAAAACCCTTTTTAACGCCCGCGCCGGCCATCCAGATCGTAAAACTCCGGGGGTGGTGGTCGCGGCCGTAATTTTCACGGGTGAGCTTGCCTTGCGAATAGGCCCCCCGACCGAATTCGCCACCCCAAACCACGAGCGTCTCATCCAGTAAACCGCGTTGTTTCAAATCGTTGATCAGCGCCGCCGAGGCCTGGTCCACGCTTTTAGCCATGATCCGGATGTCGTTGGGCAGGTTGCCGTGCTGGTCCCAACCCTGATGGTAGAGTTGCACAAATTTCACGTCCTTCTCGATCAGTTTCCGCGCCAGCACGCAGTTGGCCGCGAACGTGCCGGGCTTGCGTGAATCTTCGCCGTACATGTCGAAAATGTACTCGGGCTCTTTGGAAATATCCATCGTCTCGGGCACGGCCGTTTGCATGCGGTAAGCCATTTCGTACTGTGCCATCCGGTAGTTGATCTCCGGATCGAGCAGTTTCTCGAACTGGCC includes:
- a CDS encoding ATP-binding cassette domain-containing protein, with the translated sequence MNQQEYIRIRGARENNLKNVSLDIPKRKITIFTGVSGSGKSSIVFDTIGAEAQRQLNETFSMFIRNRLPRISQPEADAIENLSTSIVIDQKRLGGNSRSTMGTITDISAVLRLLFSRLGKPHAGFSNAFSFNDPAGMCLECNGLGKKVELDLEKFLDPTKSLNEGAILFPVFAVGTWYWKAYTFSGMLDNDKKLEDYSDDEMHMLLYGKGTYESNYNGSVFETKYEGLVDKFNRLYIQKDSSEISEKTVKKVERFLKMGDCPACKGARLNERAMACRINGLNIAEMSAMEVSELVKIISEIHDPVSKPMIDTLTERLQHLVDIGLGYLSLDRETGTLSGGESQRIKMVKHLNSSLIDITYIFDEPSIGLHPRDVHRLNELLQKLRDKGNTILVVEHDPDVIRVADYVVDVGPKAGSGGGEIVFSGHYEGLLKADTLTGRFMKRDLRVKSSFRQPTGALKVKNARRHNLKNVSVDIPTGVFTVVTGVAGSGKSSLINGVFLSQHPEAIVIDQSAVGTSIRSNPATYTGIMDDIRKLFGKTNKVSASLFSFNSDGACPECQGLGFIFTDLAFLEPVKTVCETCEGKRFKQEVLEYKVNGKSITDVLDMPVEEALSFFKAKDVVHKLTAMNQVGLNYLTLGQPLSTLSGGECQRIKLAGELHKNGTIYVMDEPTTGLHMSDTGHLLEIIDHLVDQGNSVIVIEHNTEVMKHADWIIDLGPEGGHKGGQILFEGTPADLLKCRESLTAEYLRGGN
- a CDS encoding VOC family protein yields the protein MAIYPFLTFNGNCREAMRFYQSCFGGELHFTYLGDTPDGKLFPLEIRQLVLHARLESEHVRLFASDLGDEEGVASGNSISLWISIAAPRQLKSVFQKLAREGEITAPLSPSILKGQWATLTDRYAVQWIFSAASGTGNE
- a CDS encoding VOC family protein, whose amino-acid sequence is MGELSTTQGITPFLWFDGQAEEAMNLYTRLFPDSKIKALKRWGEGGPFPADQVMMGTIEIKGLTLHMFDAGPEFKFNESVSLFVSCKDQEEIDHYWNTLTADGGEESQCGWLKDKFGLSWQIVPEVLGERLANGDPKRAGQMFQAVMGMRKLDIAELDRAYNQ
- a CDS encoding GlxA family transcriptional regulator; the encoded protein is MKHISVYVPQCSYIEAVSPAYRLFNTANDFLKASGKEPHFHVEFVGLNHDIRAQDGEYTIRINKLLSEVTRTDLVVIPALCGNLRDSVELDRPAIPWMLDMREKGSEIASLCLGAFLLGATGLLDGKKCSTHWAYYEEFKEIYPQIEVVDGTIITDEGKVYSSGGANSIWNLLIYILEKYTSRDIAILAAKYFAIDIDRDNQRAFTIFKGQKNHNDDGILAAQNFIENNYTEKLTITELADIASVSRRSFERRFKNATNNTINEYVRRVRVEAAKRSFEVSRKNVTEVMYDVGYTDTKAFRDVFKKVTGLTPVEYRNKYSKDN
- a CDS encoding DUF4468 domain-containing protein, whose amino-acid sequence is MSKSILIVVLACMISSAHAHSNLKPAMNSKIAYTETVDCGSVSLIDIFRRARLWVSKSAPDSKTLVDDKETGDLVTQGQITITIPRSESSAGGVYKFAYVLSVECANRKYRASLANVEYQESAGRGVPLEIFSQKTENKVAAAELDGKLKALLADLQTNVKDYKPF
- a CDS encoding DUF3592 domain-containing protein — translated: MMETSKGVPGFALFTLLFFTVGAVFAVISYTIYRNNQNLIEHGIETTGVVIDLHRLKPREYPLAPSIRFVKKGGSEHVFHSSEARNPPAYQIGEQVTLYYDPADPDNVHLEGNYLFVYVFAGMAAMFWLFSIWNIGSAVREIFQWIAG